From one Salmo salar chromosome ssa09, Ssal_v3.1, whole genome shotgun sequence genomic stretch:
- the LOC123744753 gene encoding uncharacterized protein isoform X2: MFLSDPTSCSFQILLHVPFRCCFMFLSDATSCSFQILLHVPFRCCFMFLSDPTSCSFQMLLHVSFRCCFMFLSDPTSCSFQMLLHVPFRCCFMFLSDAASCSFQILLHVPFRCCFMFLSDAASYSFQMLLHVPFRCYFMFLSDAASCSFQILLHVPFRSYFMFLSDPTSCSFQMLLHVPFKCCFMFLSDAASCSFQMLLHVPFRCCFMFLSDAASCSFQVLLHVPFRCCFMFLSDAASCSFQMLLHVPFRCCFMFLSDAASCSFQMLLHVPFRFYFMFLSDPTSCSFQMLLHVPFRCYFMFLSDAASCSFQMLLHVPFRCCFMFLSDAASCSFQMLLHVPFRCCFMFLSGVTSCSFQILLHVDT, encoded by the coding sequence ATGTTCCTTTCAGATCCTACTTCATGTTCCTTTCAGATTCTACTTCATGTTCCTTTCAGATGCTGCTTCATGTTCCTTTCAGATGCTACTTCATGTTCCTTTCAGATCCTACTTCATGTTCCTTTCAGATGCTGCTTCATGTTCCTTTCAGATCCTACTTCATGTTCCTTTCAGATGCTGCTTCATGTTTCTTTCAGATGCTGCTTCATGTTCCTTTCAGATCCTACTTCATGTTCCTTTCAGATGCTGCTTCATGTTCCTTTCAGATGCTGCTTCATGTTTCTTTCAGATGCTGCTTCATGTTCCTTTCAGATCCTACTTCATGTTCCTTTCAGATGCTGCTTCATGTTCCTTTCAGATGCTGCTTCATATTCCTTTCAGATGCTGCTTCATGTTCCTTTCAGGTGTTACTTCATGTTCCTTTCAGATGCTGCTTCATGTTCCTTTCAGATTCTACTTCATGTTCCTTTCAGATCCTACTTCATGTTCCTTTCAGATCCTACTTCATGTTCCTTTCAGATGCTGCTTCATGTTCCTTTCAAATGCTGCTTCATGTTCCTTTCAGATGCTGCTTCATGTTCCTTTCAGATGCTGCTTCATGTTCCTTTCAGATGCTGCTTCATGTTCCTTTCAGATGCTGCTTCATGTTCCTTTCAGGTGTTACTTCATGTTCCTTTCAGATGCTGCTTCATGTTCCTTTCAGATGCTGCTTCATGTTCCTTTCAGATGCTGCTTCATGTTCCTTTCAGATGCTGCTTCATGTTCCTTTCAGATGCTGCTTCATGTTCCTTTCAGATGCTGCTTCATGTTCCTTTCAGATTCTACTTCATGTTCCTTTCAGATCCTACTTCATGTTCCTTTCAGATGCTGCTTCATGTTCCTTTCAGGTGTTACTTCATGTTCCTTTCAGATGCTGCTTCATGTTCCTTTCAGATGCTGCTTCATGTTCCTTTCAGATGCTGCTTCATGTTCCTTTCAGATGCTGCTTCATGTTCCTTTCAGATGCTGCTTCATGTTCCTTTCAGATGCTGCTTCATGTTCCTTTCAGGTGTTACTTCATGTTCCTTTCAGATTCTACTTCATGTTGATACCTGA
- the LOC123744753 gene encoding uncharacterized protein isoform X1, whose protein sequence is MLLHVPFRSYFMFLSDPTSCSFQILLHVPFRFYFMFLSDAASCSFQMLLHVPFRSYFMFLSDAASCSFQILLHVPFRCCFMFLSDAASCSFQILLHVPFRCCFMFLSDAASCFFQMLLHVPFRSYFMFLSDAASCSFQMLLHIPFRCCFMFLSGVTSCSFQMLLHVPFRFYFMFLSDPTSCSFQILLHVPFRCCFMFLSNAASCSFQMLLHVPFRCCFMFLSDAASCSFQMLLHVPFRCYFMFLSDAASCSFQMLLHVPFRCCFMFLSDAASCSFQMLLHVPFRCCFMFLSDSTSCSFQILLHVPFRCCFMFLSGVTSCSFQMLLHVPFRCCFMFLSDAASCSFQMLLHVPFRCCFMFLSDAASCSFQVLLHVPFRFYFMLIPEVPLQCLSKVTVSLDTEFIPDSHSIWFLLCSVLFSLSVVLMFCSLCLWF, encoded by the coding sequence ATGCTACTTCATGTTCCTTTCAGATCCTACTTCATGTTCCTTTCAGATCCTACTTCATGTTCCTTTCAGATCCTACTTCATGTTCCTTTCAGATTCTACTTCATGTTCCTTTCAGATGCTGCTTCATGTTCCTTTCAGATGCTACTTCATGTTCCTTTCAGATCCTACTTCATGTTCCTTTCAGATGCTGCTTCATGTTCCTTTCAGATCCTACTTCATGTTCCTTTCAGATGCTGCTTCATGTTTCTTTCAGATGCTGCTTCATGTTCCTTTCAGATCCTACTTCATGTTCCTTTCAGATGCTGCTTCATGTTCCTTTCAGATGCTGCTTCATGTTTCTTTCAGATGCTGCTTCATGTTCCTTTCAGATCCTACTTCATGTTCCTTTCAGATGCTGCTTCATGTTCCTTTCAGATGCTGCTTCATATTCCTTTCAGATGCTGCTTCATGTTCCTTTCAGGTGTTACTTCATGTTCCTTTCAGATGCTGCTTCATGTTCCTTTCAGATTCTACTTCATGTTCCTTTCAGATCCTACTTCATGTTCCTTTCAGATCCTACTTCATGTTCCTTTCAGATGCTGCTTCATGTTCCTTTCAAATGCTGCTTCATGTTCCTTTCAGATGCTGCTTCATGTTCCTTTCAGATGCTGCTTCATGTTCCTTTCAGATGCTGCTTCATGTTCCTTTCAGATGCTGCTTCATGTTCCTTTCAGGTGTTACTTCATGTTCCTTTCAGATGCTGCTTCATGTTCCTTTCAGATGCTGCTTCATGTTCCTTTCAGATGCTGCTTCATGTTCCTTTCAGATGCTGCTTCATGTTCCTTTCAGATGCTGCTTCATGTTCCTTTCAGATGCTGCTTCATGTTCCTTTCAGATTCTACTTCATGTTCCTTTCAGATCCTACTTCATGTTCCTTTCAGATGCTGCTTCATGTTCCTTTCAGGTGTTACTTCATGTTCCTTTCAGATGCTGCTTCATGTTCCTTTCAGATGCTGCTTCATGTTCCTTTCAGATGCTGCTTCATGTTCCTTTCAGATGCTGCTTCATGTTCCTTTCAGATGCTGCTTCATGTTCCTTTCAGATGCTGCTTCATGTTCCTTTCAGGTGTTACTTCATGTTCCTTTCAGATTCTACTTCATGTTGATACCTGAAGTGCCACTGCAGTGTCTCAGCAAGGTGACAGTTAGCTTGGATACAGAGTTTATTCCTGACAGTCACTCTATTTGGTTTCtcttatgttctgttctgttctctctgtctgtggttctaatgttctgttctctctgtctgtggttCTAA